One window of Campylobacter avium LMG 24591 genomic DNA carries:
- a CDS encoding bifunctional 5,10-methylenetetrahydrofolate dehydrogenase/5,10-methenyltetrahydrofolate cyclohydrolase — protein MTLLDGKKVSTKLKDELKQEVNELKKNGIEPCLAVILVGDDKASKTYVSNKAKACKECEIKSIVYELGHDTTQNELLALINTLNYDDSVDGILVQLPLPSHINKDIIIQSINSNKDVDGFHPTNIGFLSANIKGSFLPCTPAGIIYLLKEYKINLKGLDVVIIGASNIVGKPLLMMFLNEEATVSICHLQTKDIKTYTQKADLIVVAAGCANLLKADMVKEGVIVLDVGINKIGSKLLGDVDFENVSKKASFISPVPGGVGPMTIAMLLKNTVKAAKNRLKAAK, from the coding sequence ATGACTTTACTTGACGGTAAAAAAGTTAGCACAAAGCTTAAAGACGAGTTAAAACAAGAAGTGAATGAACTGAAAAAAAATGGTATAGAGCCTTGCTTGGCTGTGATTTTAGTAGGCGATGACAAGGCTAGTAAAACTTATGTTTCAAACAAAGCAAAGGCTTGTAAAGAATGCGAAATTAAGTCTATAGTCTATGAGCTAGGCCACGACACTACGCAAAATGAGCTTTTGGCACTCATAAACACGTTAAATTACGATGATAGCGTGGATGGAATTTTAGTGCAACTTCCTCTGCCAAGCCACATAAACAAAGACATCATCATACAAAGCATAAATTCAAATAAAGACGTAGATGGCTTTCACCCTACAAACATAGGCTTTTTAAGTGCAAACATCAAAGGTTCCTTTTTGCCGTGCACCCCAGCTGGTATCATATATCTTTTAAAGGAATACAAGATAAATTTAAAGGGTCTTGATGTCGTTATCATCGGTGCTTCAAACATCGTAGGTAAGCCGCTTTTAATGATGTTTTTAAATGAGGAAGCAACTGTTAGCATTTGTCATTTACAAACCAAAGACATAAAAACCTACACACAAAAGGCTGATTTAATCGTCGTAGCAGCAGGCTGTGCAAACCTTTTAAAAGCAGATATGGTAAAAGAGGGTGTTATAGTGCTTGATGTTGGTATCAATAAAATAGGCTCAAAACTGCTTGGCGATGTGGATTTTGAAAATGTTAGCAAAAAGGCCTCTTTTATAAGCCCGGTTCCCGGCGGAGTAGGGCCTATGACCATAGCAATGCTTCTTAAAAACACCGTTAAGGCAGCTAAAAACAGACTAAAGGCTGCAAAATGA
- a CDS encoding tyrosine-type recombinase/integrase, giving the protein MKYPLDCEDDFKSSLLFWLTRYVKFKLNSLSNKEVKNPNELAAVNFCLSRNVRSIEELDALAKRARNAGLTGVNTYFIPLKKMYDLLIRYKLYSMKQIDEELVIELLSSLTASLSDASKKNYRISMMNFFDFLDKQNEEEGKAHIYDISLKNWAGISGLRGEKLPEFMSEEELVSFLEAIDQVDFKKNTARNQLIIKIIIFTGIRVSEAINLKLKDISEERDLYVFRIRGKGNKYRVVMVKKELISHLLSQININYNNKDNLLFTNNKGSALTQAYVSRIVEQILFKAGIRKQKNGAHMLRHTFATLLYKKQKDLVLVQEALGHASLNTSRIYTHFDNEKLRLAAEVAKEVSEKK; this is encoded by the coding sequence ATGAAATACCCACTTGACTGCGAAGATGATTTTAAATCCTCCCTACTCTTTTGGCTTACTCGTTATGTGAAATTTAAGCTAAATTCCTTATCAAATAAAGAGGTTAAAAATCCAAACGAACTCGCAGCTGTGAATTTTTGTCTATCTCGCAATGTAAGATCCATAGAAGAGCTTGACGCACTAGCAAAAAGGGCTAGAAATGCCGGACTTACTGGGGTTAATACTTATTTCATACCACTTAAAAAAATGTATGATCTTTTGATAAGATACAAGCTTTATTCTATGAAGCAAATTGATGAGGAGCTTGTCATAGAGCTTTTGTCAAGCCTCACAGCCTCACTTTCTGACGCCTCAAAGAAAAATTATAGAATTTCTATGATGAATTTTTTTGACTTTTTAGACAAGCAAAATGAGGAGGAAGGCAAGGCACATATATATGATATAAGTCTTAAAAATTGGGCTGGTATAAGCGGTCTTAGGGGAGAGAAATTGCCTGAGTTTATGAGCGAGGAAGAGCTTGTTAGCTTTTTAGAAGCCATTGATCAGGTGGATTTTAAAAAAAACACAGCAAGAAATCAACTCATCATAAAAATCATCATTTTTACAGGCATTAGAGTTAGCGAGGCTATAAATTTAAAGCTAAAAGATATAAGCGAGGAAAGGGATCTTTATGTCTTTAGGATACGAGGCAAGGGCAATAAATACCGAGTTGTTATGGTAAAAAAAGAGCTCATCTCTCATCTTTTAAGCCAAATTAATATAAATTATAACAACAAAGACAATCTACTTTTCACCAACAACAAAGGCTCTGCCCTAACCCAAGCCTATGTTTCAAGGATAGTTGAGCAAATTTTGTTTAAGGCTGGAATTCGTAAGCAAAAAAACGGCGCTCATATGCTAAGACACACCTTTGCCACCCTACTTTATAAAAAGCAAAAAGACTTGGTCTTGGTGCAAGAAGCCCTAGGACACGCTTCCTTAAACACCTCAAGAATTTATACACATTTTGATAACGAAAAACTAAGGCTTGCCGCTGAAGTAGCAAAAGAAGTAAGCGAGAAGAAATAA
- a CDS encoding YeiH family protein yields the protein MLYGLLFTFLLSILAFFLSKLSFIEALHLSPLILAIFLGLLFSKLYFNKNELFASGVAFSAKKILRLGIILYAFNISLSEILSLGFSGILASLIMISFVLILGFYIGVRFFKLDKELSILVCIGSAICGAAAVLALESALKSKAYKGVIAVSTVVLFGLLSMLLYPILYNSILDFKPLEMGFFIGLSLHEVANVVGAGAAISEEAANSALIVKMIRVILLVPALLIISFLFSKNSKDKALHIPYFALIFLALIIVNSLFALNENLIFVCKFLSLIFLSMAMAALGLQINIKSLAKQGLNSFAFAFVLFLLLGGLGYILTILFVA from the coding sequence GTGTTATATGGGCTTTTATTCACTTTTTTACTAAGCATTTTAGCCTTTTTTCTTTCTAAGCTTTCTTTTATAGAGGCTTTACATCTTTCTCCTCTTATACTAGCTATATTTTTAGGACTTCTTTTTTCAAAGCTTTATTTTAATAAAAACGAGCTTTTTGCAAGTGGAGTGGCTTTTAGCGCTAAAAAGATACTAAGGTTGGGCATAATCTTATATGCTTTTAACATATCCTTAAGTGAAATTTTAAGCTTGGGCTTTAGTGGAATTCTAGCCTCTCTTATTATGATTTCTTTTGTTTTGATACTTGGCTTTTATATAGGAGTGAGATTTTTTAAGTTAGATAAGGAGCTTTCTATCCTAGTTTGCATAGGCTCTGCGATTTGCGGTGCAGCAGCTGTTTTAGCCCTAGAATCAGCCTTAAAATCAAAGGCTTATAAAGGAGTGATAGCAGTTTCTACCGTGGTTCTTTTTGGACTTTTATCTATGTTGCTTTATCCCATACTTTACAACAGCATCTTAGATTTTAAGCCGCTTGAAATGGGCTTTTTTATAGGGCTTTCCTTGCACGAGGTGGCAAATGTCGTAGGAGCTGGTGCGGCTATAAGTGAGGAGGCGGCAAATTCAGCACTCATAGTAAAGATGATAAGGGTCATACTTTTAGTTCCTGCCTTACTTATAATATCCTTTTTGTTTTCTAAGAATTCAAAAGACAAGGCTCTACACATACCCTACTTCGCACTAATCTTTTTGGCTTTAATCATTGTAAATTCTTTATTTGCTCTCAATGAAAATTTGATCTTTGTTTGCAAGTTTTTGTCCTTGATATTTTTGTCTATGGCTATGGCGGCCTTGGGTTTGCAAATTAATATAAAAAGTCTAGCTAAGCAAGGTTTAAACAGCTTTGCCTTTGCCTTTGTTTTGTTTTTATTGCTAGGAGGTTTAGGATATATTTTGACTATTTTGTTTGTGGCTTAA
- the lepB gene encoding signal peptidase I has translation MSTFKKIKHFSNSWLGSIIIVLIVIFVFIQAFVIPSGSMKNTLLVGDFLFVKKFSYGIPTPHLPWLEIPVLPDFDGDGHLISAEGPQRGDIVVFRYPKNPKIHFVKRCVAKGGDEVLVSANSLYVRMSEGDEYMRQNYPNDLVEIDNKLFVKEPYKQRGIHYDESVNLEQLYAIAMSLNKFAMQSEVINSFGEFSFSGANAYSFVVPENEYFMMGDNRANSEDSRFWGSVHYKFIIGKPWIVYFSWDSKKNIRWDRIGRFVDTLENDEKFIRISGD, from the coding sequence ATGAGCACTTTTAAAAAGATTAAACATTTTTCAAATTCTTGGCTAGGCTCTATAATTATAGTTTTAATAGTTATATTTGTCTTTATACAAGCCTTTGTTATACCTAGTGGTTCTATGAAAAACACCTTGCTTGTTGGCGATTTTCTCTTTGTTAAAAAATTTTCTTATGGCATACCAACCCCGCATTTGCCTTGGCTTGAAATACCCGTTTTGCCTGATTTTGATGGGGATGGACATTTAATATCTGCCGAGGGACCACAAAGGGGCGATATAGTTGTCTTTCGCTACCCTAAAAATCCCAAAATTCACTTTGTTAAAAGATGTGTTGCCAAAGGAGGCGATGAAGTTTTAGTAAGTGCAAATAGCCTGTATGTGCGTATGAGCGAGGGCGATGAGTATATGAGGCAAAATTATCCTAATGACTTAGTAGAGATTGATAACAAACTTTTCGTTAAAGAACCATACAAACAAAGGGGGATACATTATGATGAAAGCGTAAATTTAGAACAACTTTACGCCATAGCCATGAGTTTAAATAAATTCGCAATGCAAAGTGAAGTTATAAACTCTTTTGGCGAATTTTCCTTTAGCGGTGCGAATGCTTATAGCTTTGTGGTGCCTGAAAATGAGTATTTTATGATGGGAGATAATAGGGCTAATTCTGAGGATAGTCGCTTTTGGGGCTCTGTGCATTACAAATTTATCATCGGCAAGCCTTGGATAGTGTATTTTTCCTGGGATAGCAAAAAAAATATCCGTTGGGATAGGATAGGTCGCTTTGTAGATACCTTGGAAAATGATGAAAAATTTATAAGAATAAGCGGGGATTAA
- a CDS encoding c-type cytochrome: MKIIFLFFLSFIALVAEDFISLKEYSKMLYENPRGVSCSKCHGESGEMQILGHYEKKGKRMAFTVPSIQNLEFKDFKKSLSEAKQASSIMPTYSLTDEEILILFNYIQEKTKEQKNAKQ; this comes from the coding sequence GTGAAAATAATATTTTTGTTTTTTTTATCTTTCATAGCTTTGGTAGCTGAAGATTTTATAAGTTTAAAAGAATACTCAAAAATGCTTTATGAAAACCCTCGCGGCGTGTCTTGCAGCAAGTGCCACGGAGAAAGCGGAGAAATGCAAATTTTAGGGCACTATGAAAAAAAGGGCAAAAGAATGGCTTTTACCGTGCCTAGCATACAGAATTTAGAATTTAAGGATTTTAAAAAATCCTTAAGTGAAGCAAAACAAGCAAGCAGCATAATGCCAACATACTCTTTAACCGATGAGGAAATTTTGATACTTTTTAACTATATACAAGAAAAAACTAAGGAGCAAAAAAATGCAAAACA
- a CDS encoding outer membrane beta-barrel protein: MKKILASVAVVAALSTSAVAEESGYFAGLSWGYGSAGNKISWLGLTSSGDEGRKGTSPLRFGVYGGYNQMFDNAFGARYYASIDFGGNYTDGSNKPHLKAPWNLYVNADAIYNFTSGGVEFGAFGGLGLGYVNYEYVVDKQGKSKGGVDLGLNLGLRANYELFGSKFTTELYTRTGLYSSVKIYDQKINNSIIGLRTSYNF; this comes from the coding sequence ATGAAAAAAATCTTAGCTAGTGTAGCTGTTGTAGCAGCTTTAAGTACTTCTGCTGTGGCTGAGGAAAGCGGATATTTCGCAGGTCTTAGCTGGGGATATGGTTCAGCTGGAAATAAAATATCTTGGTTGGGTTTAACAAGCTCTGGCGATGAAGGTAGAAAAGGAACTTCACCTTTAAGATTTGGTGTATATGGTGGTTATAATCAAATGTTTGATAATGCCTTTGGTGCTAGATATTACGCAAGTATTGATTTTGGTGGAAACTATACAGACGGTTCTAATAAGCCACATTTAAAAGCTCCTTGGAATCTTTATGTAAACGCTGATGCTATCTATAACTTCACTTCAGGTGGTGTAGAATTCGGTGCTTTTGGTGGTCTAGGTCTTGGTTATGTTAACTATGAATATGTTGTTGATAAACAAGGCAAAAGCAAAGGTGGAGTTGATCTAGGCTTAAATCTTGGTCTTAGAGCTAACTACGAACTATTTGGTTCTAAATTCACTACAGAACTTTACACTAGAACAGGTCTTTATAGCTCTGTAAAAATATATGATCAAAAAATCAACAACTCTATCATAGGTCTTAGAACTTCTTACAACTTCTAA